A genomic region of Candidatus Bathyarchaeia archaeon contains the following coding sequences:
- a CDS encoding TldD/PmbA family protein, with amino-acid sequence MDVERLREIAEKTIEYAMKQKVSQAQAVAFMVDNSLTRFANSQIHQNLSQKMGGVSVKVVLDQRISTVQANTFEEKGIKEAVEQAVKIAKASSPNKEFKGLPEPEAWKPVKGAFDRATAECTPKFRAERVREAINKAHAKSPKVAAVAGYLSTGSLGYAVVNSLGVSAWAQLSLAYMKTTVISKDGESEGFGAAQQYSRRVKDIQPTALAEDAADKSVRSLHPVKVEPGEYEVVLSPLAVAVLLDYMGYVGFSAKAYQDGESFVKYVANQQVFDGKLNVVDDARNPKTLYAVPVDGEGVPKKPLELVTNGVVSEKSICYNSFTAGREGKKSTGHALPPLGDYYGEMPLPYNMIMKPGDATLEEAIAETKHGIFVTTFHYVNPVEPTKLVLTGLTRDGTFLIEKGEITKPIVNLRFTDSMLSALKEIPMIGKELVTLETSTVPMVKLKKLRFVGISAY; translated from the coding sequence GTGGATGTTGAAAGGTTGAGGGAAATAGCCGAAAAAACCATTGAGTACGCCATGAAACAGAAGGTTAGCCAAGCCCAAGCCGTGGCGTTTATGGTTGACAACTCTTTAACGCGTTTTGCAAACTCTCAAATTCACCAGAACCTATCCCAAAAGATGGGCGGGGTATCCGTCAAGGTTGTTTTAGACCAGCGGATAAGCACTGTTCAAGCTAACACGTTTGAGGAGAAGGGCATAAAAGAGGCTGTGGAGCAAGCCGTCAAAATTGCAAAGGCTTCATCGCCTAACAAGGAGTTTAAGGGCCTTCCAGAACCAGAAGCCTGGAAACCTGTTAAGGGCGCCTTTGACAGGGCTACGGCTGAGTGCACGCCGAAGTTTAGGGCTGAAAGGGTTAGGGAAGCCATAAACAAAGCCCATGCCAAGTCGCCTAAAGTGGCTGCCGTCGCCGGATATCTTTCAACTGGCTCATTGGGCTATGCTGTTGTCAACTCGCTGGGGGTTTCAGCATGGGCTCAGCTTTCATTGGCTTACATGAAAACAACAGTTATATCAAAAGATGGGGAATCCGAAGGCTTCGGGGCAGCCCAACAATATTCCAGAAGGGTTAAAGACATCCAGCCAACAGCCTTGGCTGAAGACGCTGCAGACAAATCTGTGCGGAGCCTACACCCGGTGAAGGTTGAGCCCGGCGAGTATGAGGTTGTTTTGTCGCCTTTGGCTGTGGCTGTTCTTTTGGACTATATGGGTTATGTTGGTTTTTCAGCCAAAGCTTACCAGGATGGAGAGTCCTTTGTAAAATACGTGGCAAACCAGCAGGTCTTCGACGGCAAGCTGAACGTTGTTGACGATGCTAGAAACCCGAAAACGCTGTATGCTGTGCCAGTAGACGGCGAAGGAGTTCCAAAGAAACCCCTAGAACTTGTAACCAACGGCGTGGTTTCTGAGAAGAGCATTTGCTACAACTCTTTCACGGCGGGCAGAGAGGGCAAGAAAAGCACTGGGCATGCACTTCCGCCACTGGGCGACTATTATGGCGAGATGCCCCTACCCTATAACATGATAATGAAGCCCGGAGACGCCACACTAGAAGAAGCGATTGCGGAAACAAAGCATGGCATATTCGTAACAACCTTCCACTACGTAAACCCTGTTGAGCCCACAAAACTCGTATTGACCGGGCTGACTCGAGACGGAACCTTCCTAATAGAGAAGGGCGAGATAACAAAGCCCATTGTTAACTTGCGCTTCACAGACAGCATGCTCTCAGCCTTAAAGGAAATTCCAATGATTGGAAAAGAGCTTGTAACCCTCGAAACCTCAACGGTGCCAATGGTTAAGCTGAAAAAACTGCGCTTCGTAGGCATATCAGCCTACTAA
- a CDS encoding anaerobic ribonucleoside-triphosphate reductase activating protein encodes MKKPLSCHQQQCQQAARDPPMKFSGIQKTSLIDYPEKIASVLFTPGCNMRCPYCYNWRIVVDPKPPFLNEETALQILDERRKYVDAVVVTGGEPTIHKELPRFLKKLKERGLAVKLDTNGLNPTVLEECLPYVDYVALDIKTSPEKYHLLGAKDTAALLKTVEMLKSGKIEYEFRTTVVPKIVEEADVIRMGETAKDAKTYALQQFIPGDTLSEEYKNLKPYPPDAIAGFAETLRKYVEKVVLRV; translated from the coding sequence TTGAAAAAGCCGCTGTCTTGCCACCAGCAACAGTGCCAGCAGGCAGCGCGTGATCCGCCCATGAAGTTCAGCGGCATACAAAAAACAAGCCTAATAGACTACCCGGAAAAAATAGCCTCTGTGCTTTTCACTCCAGGCTGTAACATGCGCTGTCCCTACTGTTATAACTGGCGAATAGTTGTCGACCCAAAACCCCCATTCTTAAATGAGGAGACAGCCCTACAAATACTGGATGAACGCCGAAAATATGTGGACGCCGTCGTCGTCACCGGTGGGGAACCAACTATTCATAAGGAGCTGCCCCGCTTCCTAAAAAAGCTGAAAGAGCGAGGCTTAGCCGTAAAACTTGACACTAACGGCTTAAACCCAACAGTTTTGGAAGAGTGCCTCCCCTACGTGGATTACGTGGCTTTGGACATTAAAACTTCGCCGGAAAAATACCACCTTCTAGGGGCAAAGGACACGGCGGCGCTCCTAAAAACTGTTGAGATGCTAAAAAGCGGCAAAATAGAATACGAGTTCAGAACCACCGTGGTGCCAAAAATTGTGGAAGAAGCAGACGTAATCCGCATGGGCGAAACCGCGAAAGACGCAAAAACCTATGCACTACAACAATTTATTCCCGGCGACACTTTAAGCGAAGAATACAAAAACCTAAAACCATACCCGCCGGATGCCATTGCCGGATTTGCCGAAACTTTGAGGAAGTATGTGGAAAAGGTTGTTCTCCGCGTTTAG
- a CDS encoding ribonucleoside triphosphate reductase, producing the protein MKFVRKRDGRLEPFDQERITNAIWKAAKAVGGKDRELAKRLSDQVVAELKRRFGEDGVPTVEEIQDVVEKILIENGHARTAKAYILYRKQHQDIRELAGLLSQADLVDQYLDMEDWRVKENSNMSYSLQGLNNYLSSTVIAKYWITRIYPPNIADAHFSGDFHIHDLGVLGPYCVGWDIKDLLLTGFGGVPGKIESVPAKHFRTALGQVVNFFYTLQGEAAGAQAFSNFDTYLAPFIRYDGLSQKEVEQSLQEFFFNMNVPTRVGFQTPFTNVTLDLKVPEFMRDEPVIIGGKVMDATYGDMEKEMEMFNTAFAKVLGEGDAKGRVFTFPISTYCITKDFDWDSPVSQKIFEVAAKYGAPYFSNFVNSDMKPEDVRSMCCRLRIDNRELRKRGGGFFGANPLTGSIGVVTLNLPRIGYLAKNEDEFFERLEALMELAKDSLEIKRKALEQFTEKGLYPYSRRYLRGVKETFGKYWKNHFSTIGLVGMNEAILNLFGYGIATPDGLEFAVKVLNFMREKLADFQEETGNIYNLEATPAEGASYRLARIDKRKYPDIKVANERYLAKGAEPFYTNSSQLPVDNEADLFEALEHQDRLQTLYTGGTVFHIYLGERLYSWKAAAELVRKVAWNFRLPYFTLTPTFSVCPTHGYLSGEHKQCPKCGANCEVYSRVVGYLRPVDQWNDGKQAEFTIRKTFEKAAVLPPATVPAGSA; encoded by the coding sequence ATGAAGTTTGTTAGGAAGCGGGATGGTAGGTTAGAACCCTTCGACCAAGAGAGGATAACAAATGCCATTTGGAAGGCAGCCAAAGCCGTAGGCGGAAAAGACCGCGAACTAGCAAAACGGCTAAGCGACCAGGTTGTGGCTGAGCTTAAAAGGCGCTTCGGCGAGGACGGCGTCCCAACGGTTGAGGAAATCCAAGACGTTGTGGAAAAAATTCTCATAGAGAATGGGCATGCAAGAACAGCTAAGGCTTACATCCTCTATCGTAAACAGCACCAAGACATAAGGGAGTTGGCTGGACTCCTAAGCCAAGCAGACCTTGTGGACCAGTATCTTGACATGGAAGATTGGAGGGTTAAGGAAAACTCCAACATGAGCTATTCGCTGCAAGGTTTAAACAACTATCTGTCATCAACCGTTATCGCCAAATACTGGATTACGCGGATTTATCCGCCAAACATCGCAGACGCCCACTTTTCAGGAGACTTCCACATCCACGACCTAGGCGTTCTCGGACCCTACTGTGTAGGCTGGGACATCAAAGACCTACTTTTAACAGGCTTCGGCGGCGTTCCGGGAAAAATCGAAAGCGTCCCAGCAAAGCACTTCAGAACAGCCCTCGGACAAGTAGTAAACTTCTTCTATACACTGCAGGGTGAAGCCGCCGGGGCACAAGCCTTCTCAAACTTTGATACATACCTGGCGCCCTTTATACGCTATGATGGGCTAAGCCAGAAAGAGGTGGAGCAGTCGCTTCAGGAGTTCTTCTTCAACATGAACGTGCCAACGCGGGTAGGCTTCCAGACACCGTTCACAAATGTCACGTTGGATTTGAAGGTCCCAGAATTCATGCGTGATGAGCCAGTAATAATTGGCGGGAAAGTTATGGACGCCACCTACGGCGACATGGAGAAGGAGATGGAGATGTTCAACACTGCTTTTGCAAAGGTTCTCGGCGAAGGCGACGCCAAAGGAAGAGTTTTCACTTTTCCAATATCGACTTACTGCATAACGAAAGATTTTGACTGGGATTCGCCGGTTTCCCAGAAAATTTTTGAGGTGGCAGCCAAGTATGGGGCACCATATTTCTCAAACTTTGTCAACAGTGACATGAAGCCGGAAGATGTCAGAAGCATGTGCTGCCGCCTACGCATAGATAACCGCGAACTCAGAAAGCGGGGCGGAGGCTTCTTTGGGGCTAATCCGCTGACCGGCAGCATAGGCGTTGTAACCCTAAACCTTCCAAGGATTGGCTACTTAGCCAAAAACGAGGACGAATTCTTCGAGCGCCTAGAAGCGCTTATGGAGCTAGCCAAAGACAGCCTAGAAATAAAGCGTAAAGCCCTGGAACAGTTCACAGAAAAGGGCTTGTACCCATATTCTAGACGCTATCTCAGGGGTGTTAAGGAAACCTTTGGAAAGTATTGGAAGAACCACTTCTCAACCATAGGCTTGGTGGGCATGAATGAGGCTATACTGAACCTGTTTGGCTATGGCATCGCAACACCAGACGGGCTGGAGTTCGCCGTTAAAGTGCTGAACTTCATGAGGGAGAAACTTGCAGACTTTCAGGAGGAGACGGGCAACATCTACAATTTGGAGGCAACACCCGCAGAAGGCGCCAGCTACCGCCTAGCACGCATAGATAAGCGCAAATACCCAGACATTAAGGTGGCTAATGAAAGGTATTTGGCTAAGGGCGCGGAGCCCTTTTATACGAATTCTTCCCAGCTTCCAGTAGACAACGAGGCAGACTTGTTCGAGGCTTTGGAGCATCAGGATAGGCTTCAGACGCTCTACACTGGCGGAACAGTCTTCCACATCTACCTTGGCGAGAGGCTCTACTCATGGAAGGCTGCAGCCGAGCTTGTGCGTAAGGTGGCTTGGAACTTCCGCCTACCATACTTCACGTTGACGCCAACCTTCAGCGTCTGCCCAACCCACGGCTACTTAAGCGGCGAGCACAAGCAGTGTCCAAAATGTGGAGCCAACTGCGAAGTTTACTCAAGGGTTGTTGGCTACTTGCGCCCAGTAGACCAGTGGAACGATGGAAAACAGGCGGAATTCACCATCCGCAAAACCTTTGAAAAAGCCGCTGTCTTGCCACCAGCAACAGTGCCAGCAGGCAGCGCGTGA
- the nrdR gene encoding transcriptional regulator NrdR, producing MKCPYCGSENIKTLETRDSPDNTIRRRKECVNCGKRFTTYEYIETIELMVRKRDGRLERFDLNKIVRGLQKACEKRPVSMEQIHALAEKVRQELMAMGKEEVTSQEIGDLVMRHLKSLDRVAYVRFASVYRRFEEPEDFRRVLQEVR from the coding sequence ATGAAGTGTCCCTACTGCGGCTCGGAGAACATAAAAACCCTTGAAACACGCGACTCGCCAGACAACACCATAAGAAGGCGAAAGGAATGCGTCAACTGTGGGAAGCGCTTCACAACCTACGAATACATTGAAACCATAGAGTTGATGGTGCGGAAACGCGACGGTAGACTTGAACGCTTCGACCTAAACAAAATCGTTAGGGGCTTACAAAAAGCTTGCGAAAAAAGACCAGTCTCAATGGAGCAAATCCACGCCTTAGCCGAAAAAGTTAGGCAGGAACTGATGGCTATGGGCAAGGAAGAAGTCACATCACAAGAAATTGGCGACTTGGTGATGAGGCACTTGAAAAGCCTTGACCGAGTAGCCTACGTTCGTTTCGCGTCTGTTTACCGCAGATTTGAGGAGCCGGAGGACTTCCGTCGCGTGCTTCAAGAGGTTAGGTGA
- a CDS encoding GNAT family N-acetyltransferase: MDLKIVAFLREDAASLVRLLNEEYANSYEFIPYTVEKLLKEIEERNLTVLVAKRDSEILGCIAFHAGHHGEHIEWLASSKGVHQQVVEEMLVSEVEKRIVGSDLSVRVDADSPKMRFWIERGYKAEDGFYHMVARLDGVKPLPPVPEGAVIRSLKLNEERALIETVNTGYGWERLREGFIAQWKAEHPPFDESWIHIAEIGGKIVSAVASRPDTEYNKHFKARRGYLGPAVTLPEYRGRNLASALTRRAMNFLYEKGMDSVALHTAEKNTPSVTLLKNLGFEVKHIWKFMHKNIVKINTF, from the coding sequence ATGGATTTGAAAATTGTGGCTTTCCTACGTGAAGACGCCGCTAGCCTAGTTAGGCTGCTTAATGAGGAGTATGCCAACTCCTACGAATTTATCCCATACACTGTTGAGAAACTTCTAAAAGAGATTGAGGAGCGAAACCTAACGGTTCTTGTTGCAAAAAGGGACAGCGAAATCTTGGGTTGCATAGCCTTTCACGCGGGGCATCATGGCGAGCACATTGAGTGGCTGGCGTCTTCGAAAGGCGTTCACCAGCAAGTTGTTGAAGAAATGCTTGTAAGTGAAGTTGAAAAGCGGATTGTTGGCTCAGACCTTTCAGTAAGAGTTGATGCCGACAGCCCTAAAATGAGGTTTTGGATTGAGCGCGGCTACAAAGCCGAGGATGGATTCTATCACATGGTTGCAAGATTGGACGGCGTAAAACCATTGCCACCAGTTCCAGAAGGCGCCGTCATCAGAAGCCTAAAACTCAACGAGGAAAGGGCGCTTATCGAAACTGTTAACACCGGATATGGCTGGGAAAGGCTTAGGGAAGGCTTCATAGCCCAATGGAAAGCCGAACACCCGCCCTTTGACGAAAGCTGGATTCACATAGCCGAAATAGGCGGCAAAATAGTCTCAGCCGTGGCTTCAAGACCAGACACAGAATACAACAAACATTTTAAAGCCAGAAGGGGCTACCTTGGACCAGCCGTAACACTGCCAGAATACAGAGGGCGGAATTTGGCTTCGGCTCTAACCCGCCGCGCCATGAACTTCCTATACGAAAAGGGAATGGACTCTGTGGCACTCCACACAGCCGAGAAGAACACGCCATCCGTAACCCTTCTGAAAAATTTAGGCTTCGAGGTTAAGCACATTTGGAAGTTTATGCACAAAAATATAGTTAAAATAAACACGTTTTGA
- a CDS encoding response regulator, which translates to MVENARILVVDDDENIRKVLTTILEEEGYAVDEAENAKKAIEKTKRKVYNLALIDIRLPDMEGIELLTKMKDTVPKMRKIIITGYPTLQNAIEAVNRGADAYILKPFDMDKVLATIKEQLRKYEEEKRYSQEKVAEFIETRVKELEAEKTVQKHP; encoded by the coding sequence ATGGTTGAAAACGCAAGAATCCTCGTTGTTGACGACGACGAAAACATAAGAAAAGTGTTAACAACCATACTGGAGGAGGAGGGCTACGCTGTTGACGAAGCTGAAAACGCTAAGAAAGCCATAGAGAAGACCAAGCGAAAAGTCTACAACCTAGCCCTGATAGACATCCGTTTGCCGGACATGGAGGGCATAGAACTTCTAACAAAGATGAAGGACACTGTGCCAAAGATGAGGAAAATAATTATAACTGGTTATCCGACACTGCAGAATGCCATAGAAGCCGTCAACCGCGGTGCAGACGCCTACATACTAAAGCCCTTTGACATGGACAAGGTTCTAGCCACCATCAAGGAGCAGCTTAGAAAGTATGAGGAGGAGAAGCGCTACAGCCAAGAAAAGGTTGCGGAGTTCATTGAAACAAGGGTGAAGGAGTTGGAGGCTGAGAAGACAGTCCAGAAGCACCCATAA
- a CDS encoding PAS domain S-box protein — translation MERNDSTSHVLERLHALFDGLEDLVYVADPETYEILFANDKFKEVLGGGVEGRKCYEVIHGAKSPCPFCTNKYIFGENLGKTYTWEYHCKKRNQWYKCIDKAISWPGNKYVRFEIAIDVTAHKKAESALVESERRYRTLVEAAPDVIYSVSSDGRIISLNPAFEKITGWKCEEWIGKPFTELVHPEDLERAVESFQKTLAGKPEVVELRVRLRSGEYLVGEFISVPLIEDGKIVGELGIARDVTTRKAYEDNLQRITTTLNTLIQAIPDIVYFKDAERRNLIVNSAFEKLVGLKKEDIIGKRDEELFPHDLAAQCRKSDEEVLSRGIAVRVEEQTVDEKGNRRIFDTIKVPIRDRNGNVAGLIGVSRDITEHKLIEEKLVEREELFRSIVENSHDGIAIIGDDYKITYANNELSNILGYPKEEIVGQDFRKFLTREYKAFFTNKKLCMQARRHKDQEKVLSEYRLKIVRKDGAEREIEVRAVTLRDAKGWIRTIAQVLDITERVKLEMERKLFEKRLSELNIYAKRLNDAKSIKEIYRLALDAMEKTLGFEYASILMVEENFLKMVAYRGYSKVFFLKLPLDGKKGITVKAVKTGKSIIVPDVRREKAYVLGGEEILSELATPMKIGRKVLGVLNVESRKPAAFKEEDKKLLELLASHVAIALSNLRRREKLSALNAYGRSLNRARNVEEVCSKTLDAMQRILGFKNVDFMLVVGKKLKLVKTRGLSFTPKLILPLDGDKGITVMAAKTGKTVYVPDVRKEKAYVDAGMKGILSELAVPIKIGNRVLGVLNVESEKLAAFDEEDRRLLEILASHVAIALSNLEKRESLEKLSEKLEHLMRSSTKIMTIKDARKRLKEIARTIQRFGWRRVVIGRVDENLERKELITVGLTKEEIKLLKERRAPGHVWKERLGSKFEKYKIGEFFYIPWRDPWIREHFFHIPPEIPLEEAEKHITTAVPSRLSEENMVDWHPQDMLYAPLRTPEGKIVGILSMDDPVDGRKPTRESLMPLELFLHQAAITIENAELMESLEKARRELQVYADQLEEKVEERTKELREIQDRLLRAQRLAVIGELAGMVGHDLRNPLTSIAGATYYLKRRLNQTIDGKVMEMLNLIEKNIGYSNKIINDLLDYSREIKLDITETTPKALVEDALASVEIPSNIHVVKVVRKAPRIRVDFEKVKRVLVNLIRNAVDAMPKGGTLTIKCRKRGANVEFVVADTGVGISKETMKKLWTPLFTTKAKGMGFGLSICKRFVEAHGGTIKVESALGEGSTFTVILPIEPEIKEEGGEKIWLKTQESSLLTTTKT, via the coding sequence ATGGAAAGAAACGACTCCACATCCCATGTTCTGGAAAGGCTTCACGCGTTGTTTGATGGCTTAGAAGACCTTGTCTATGTGGCTGACCCTGAAACCTACGAGATACTCTTCGCAAATGACAAGTTTAAAGAGGTTCTCGGCGGAGGGGTCGAGGGCAGAAAATGTTACGAGGTTATCCATGGCGCCAAAAGCCCGTGCCCCTTCTGCACTAACAAGTATATTTTCGGAGAAAACCTCGGAAAAACCTACACGTGGGAGTACCACTGCAAGAAGAGAAATCAATGGTACAAGTGTATAGATAAAGCCATAAGCTGGCCCGGAAACAAGTACGTCCGATTTGAAATCGCCATTGATGTAACTGCACACAAGAAAGCAGAAAGCGCTTTGGTTGAAAGTGAAAGGCGTTACAGAACTCTTGTTGAGGCTGCTCCAGACGTCATTTACAGTGTTTCATCGGATGGGAGAATTATTTCGCTTAATCCAGCCTTTGAGAAGATCACCGGTTGGAAATGTGAAGAGTGGATTGGAAAACCCTTCACCGAGCTTGTGCATCCAGAAGACCTTGAAAGGGCTGTGGAATCCTTCCAGAAAACTCTTGCTGGCAAGCCGGAAGTGGTGGAACTTCGTGTCCGCTTAAGGTCCGGCGAATATTTGGTTGGCGAGTTTATAAGCGTACCTTTAATTGAAGATGGAAAGATTGTTGGCGAGCTCGGAATAGCCAGAGACGTGACAACCCGAAAAGCCTACGAGGACAACCTTCAAAGAATAACAACAACCCTTAACACTTTGATTCAGGCGATCCCAGACATCGTTTATTTCAAGGACGCTGAAAGGCGAAACCTAATTGTGAACAGCGCCTTCGAAAAGCTTGTAGGCTTGAAAAAGGAGGATATTATCGGAAAAAGGGACGAAGAGCTTTTCCCACATGATCTGGCTGCCCAATGCCGAAAAAGCGACGAGGAAGTACTCAGCAGAGGCATTGCCGTCCGCGTGGAAGAGCAAACAGTTGACGAGAAAGGAAATAGGAGAATTTTTGACACCATTAAGGTTCCAATCCGAGACAGAAACGGAAACGTCGCCGGCTTAATTGGCGTAAGCAGAGACATAACAGAACACAAGCTTATTGAAGAGAAGCTTGTGGAGAGGGAGGAGCTCTTCCGCTCAATTGTCGAAAACTCCCATGACGGCATAGCAATAATAGGTGACGACTATAAAATTACCTACGCTAACAATGAGCTTTCTAATATTCTCGGATACCCAAAAGAGGAGATAGTCGGACAGGATTTTAGAAAATTTCTAACGAGAGAGTATAAGGCATTCTTCACGAACAAGAAGCTTTGCATGCAGGCAAGGCGACACAAAGATCAGGAGAAGGTTCTTTCGGAGTATAGGCTAAAAATTGTTAGGAAGGATGGCGCGGAAAGGGAAATCGAGGTTAGAGCCGTAACATTAAGGGATGCCAAAGGTTGGATACGCACTATAGCCCAAGTGCTTGACATAACTGAACGCGTAAAACTGGAGATGGAAAGAAAGCTTTTCGAGAAGAGGCTTTCAGAGCTGAACATTTATGCCAAGAGGCTTAATGATGCAAAATCCATCAAAGAGATTTATCGACTGGCTTTAGACGCTATGGAGAAAACCCTTGGCTTTGAATATGCCTCAATCTTAATGGTGGAAGAAAACTTTCTAAAAATGGTGGCCTACAGAGGGTACTCGAAGGTCTTCTTTCTTAAACTGCCCCTCGACGGAAAAAAGGGTATAACTGTCAAAGCGGTTAAAACTGGGAAATCGATAATTGTTCCAGATGTTAGAAGGGAGAAAGCCTACGTACTGGGCGGCGAAGAAATCCTATCAGAACTTGCAACACCCATGAAAATTGGAAGGAAAGTTTTAGGCGTATTAAATGTTGAGAGCAGAAAGCCAGCAGCCTTCAAAGAGGAGGATAAGAAGCTTCTTGAATTATTGGCTTCCCACGTTGCAATAGCATTAAGCAACCTTAGAAGAAGGGAGAAACTTTCGGCGCTGAACGCTTATGGACGCAGTTTAAACAGGGCAAGAAACGTGGAAGAAGTTTGCTCAAAAACTCTAGACGCGATGCAAAGGATTCTGGGATTCAAAAATGTTGACTTCATGCTAGTTGTCGGCAAAAAGCTTAAGCTGGTTAAAACAAGGGGATTAAGCTTCACGCCGAAATTGATACTCCCATTGGACGGGGATAAGGGCATAACTGTAATGGCGGCAAAAACTGGCAAGACGGTTTATGTTCCAGACGTTAGGAAGGAAAAGGCCTACGTTGACGCCGGGATGAAAGGAATATTGTCTGAACTCGCAGTGCCGATAAAGATTGGTAACCGTGTTTTAGGCGTATTAAACGTTGAAAGCGAAAAGTTGGCAGCCTTCGACGAAGAGGATAGGAGACTTCTTGAGATTTTGGCTTCCCACGTTGCAATAGCATTAAGCAACCTTGAGAAAAGAGAAAGCCTTGAAAAACTCTCTGAAAAGCTTGAACACTTGATGAGAAGCTCCACAAAAATAATGACTATTAAGGATGCCCGTAAAAGGCTTAAGGAAATAGCAAGGACGATACAACGCTTCGGCTGGAGAAGAGTTGTAATTGGACGTGTGGACGAAAACCTAGAAAGAAAAGAACTCATCACAGTAGGCCTAACAAAAGAGGAGATAAAACTCCTTAAAGAGAGAAGGGCTCCAGGGCACGTTTGGAAGGAACGCCTAGGTTCAAAGTTTGAGAAGTACAAGATTGGTGAGTTCTTCTACATACCTTGGAGGGACCCGTGGATTAGGGAGCACTTCTTCCACATCCCACCAGAAATCCCACTAGAAGAGGCTGAAAAACACATAACCACAGCCGTCCCGAGCCGCCTTTCAGAGGAGAACATGGTGGACTGGCACCCGCAGGACATGCTTTACGCTCCATTACGCACGCCCGAAGGCAAAATAGTTGGAATTTTAAGCATGGACGACCCTGTTGATGGGCGCAAGCCAACAAGGGAATCCCTAATGCCGCTGGAGCTTTTCCTCCATCAGGCGGCTATAACCATTGAGAATGCCGAGCTTATGGAAAGCCTTGAGAAAGCCAGAAGGGAGCTTCAAGTATACGCTGACCAGCTTGAAGAAAAAGTGGAAGAGAGAACAAAGGAGCTGAGGGAAATACAGGACAGGCTGCTTAGGGCTCAGAGGCTAGCCGTCATAGGCGAGTTGGCTGGAATGGTGGGACATGACTTACGCAATCCTTTGACAAGCATAGCTGGCGCCACATACTATCTCAAAAGGAGGCTAAACCAGACAATAGATGGAAAGGTTATGGAGATGCTCAACCTTATAGAGAAGAATATTGGCTATTCCAACAAGATAATAAATGACCTTTTGGACTATTCGAGGGAAATAAAGCTTGACATAACTGAGACAACTCCTAAAGCTTTGGTGGAAGATGCTCTAGCTTCTGTTGAAATTCCAAGCAACATTCATGTGGTGAAGGTTGTCCGCAAAGCTCCTAGGATAAGGGTTGACTTTGAGAAGGTTAAGCGCGTCCTCGTGAATTTAATTAGGAATGCTGTTGACGCCATGCCTAAGGGTGGAACCCTAACAATAAAGTGTAGGAAGAGAGGCGCTAACGTCGAGTTTGTAGTGGCGGACACGGGGGTTGGCATATCAAAGGAAACCATGAAGAAGCTTTGGACTCCGCTGTTCACCACGAAGGCGAAGGGTATGGGTTTCGGCTTATCCATATGCAAACGCTTTGTTGAAGCCCATGGGGGCACCATAAAAGTTGAAAGTGCCTTAGGGGAGGGTTCAACCTTCACGGTAATCCTTCCAATAGAACCCGAAATAAAAGAAGAGGGAGGTGAAAAAATATGGTTGAAAACGCAAGAATCCTCGTTGTTGACGACGACGAAAACATAA
- a CDS encoding ribbon-helix-helix protein, CopG family produces MPRKRIVKVVLSIEQKEILEELSKRLGTSESETLRMALMDYAKELSLMKERVRKQAPKP; encoded by the coding sequence ATGCCTAGAAAACGCATAGTCAAAGTTGTCCTAAGCATTGAGCAAAAGGAGATTTTAGAGGAGTTGTCAAAAAGGCTTGGCACAAGCGAGAGCGAAACCCTAAGAATGGCCTTAATGGACTATGCAAAGGAGCTAAGCCTAATGAAGGAGCGCGTCCGCAAACAAGCCCCAAAACCCTAA
- a CDS encoding ribbon-helix-helix domain-containing protein produces MKTLRISDDVHQKLTALLGELMAQTSKMQTYQDAIEAMLYQSVILPPELLSEVERFIQTHKGRGYTTKEEFIRQAVRFMLKWESGGYEYVEVPREDYERLNKALKEMDTPYTNAEDFIYKQIQKALEQYEEWQKMREDVRKRP; encoded by the coding sequence ATGAAAACTTTACGCATATCAGACGACGTCCACCAGAAACTCACAGCCCTACTAGGCGAGCTTATGGCCCAAACCAGCAAGATGCAAACATACCAAGACGCCATTGAAGCCATGCTATACCAGTCGGTGATACTGCCACCTGAACTCCTAAGCGAGGTTGAGCGTTTTATCCAAACCCATAAGGGGAGGGGCTACACCACTAAAGAGGAGTTTATACGCCAAGCAGTGCGCTTCATGCTGAAATGGGAGTCTGGCGGATACGAGTATGTGGAGGTTCCGAGGGAAGATTATGAAAGGCTTAACAAAGCCTTAAAGGAGATGGACACGCCCTACACGAACGCTGAAGACTTCATTTACAAACAGATTCAAAAAGCCCTAGAACAATACGAGGAATGGCAGAAAATGAGAGAGGACGTGAGGAAACGACCATGA